One genomic segment of Amycolatopsis sp. Hca4 includes these proteins:
- a CDS encoding SRPBCC family protein produces MTGARYRFRSTWLLPRTAPGRVFDVVTDLAGYPRWWSDVRAVRRVDDDTAELVCRSRLPFRIVVRMHRDHQDERTGLMRVRLSGDLDGTLAGAVRAAGAGTLLEITQDVQARKELLRRFDTVARPLFRANHALMMRRGHRGLSAYLA; encoded by the coding sequence GTGACGGGCGCGCGCTACCGGTTCCGCAGCACGTGGCTGCTTCCGCGAACCGCGCCCGGGCGGGTGTTCGACGTGGTCACCGACCTCGCCGGCTACCCGCGGTGGTGGTCGGACGTCCGTGCGGTGCGCCGCGTGGACGACGACACCGCCGAGCTGGTTTGCCGGTCCCGGCTGCCGTTCCGGATCGTCGTCCGGATGCACCGGGACCACCAGGACGAGCGCACGGGCCTGATGCGGGTCAGGCTCAGTGGCGACCTCGACGGGACCCTGGCGGGAGCGGTCCGCGCGGCGGGCGCGGGCACGCTGCTGGAGATCACCCAGGACGTCCAGGCCCGGAAGGAGTTGCTGCGGCGCTTCGACACGGTGGCCCGGCCGCTCTTCCGCGCGAACCACGCGCTGATGATGCGGCGGGGCCACCGTGGGCTTTCCGCCTACTTGGCCTGA